Sequence from the Amycolatopsis sp. NBC_00345 genome:
CTGGTGCTGATGGGCTGCGGCGCGGGCACGGCGATCCCGGCCCTGATGGGACTCGCGATGTCGGCCGCCTCGCCCACCGACTCCGGCGTCACGTCGGGCTTGATCAGCACCACCCAGCAGGTCGGCGGGGCCATCGGCACCGCTGTGCTGGCCACCGTCGCGGCCTCGCGCACAGCCGGGCTGACCACCGCGGGCGTCTCGTCGCGGGAGGCGCTGACCTCGGGGTATCAGCTCGCGTACGGATTCAGCGCCGGGCTCGTGGCGCTCGCCGCGGTAGTGGCCGCGGTGGTGCTGGCCCGCCGTCCCCGAGCGGCGGAGGAGACGCCGGAGCTGTGCGTGGCGGGTCAGGCGAGGTAGGCCGCCAGGCCGCGGTGGCCCCGGCGCATCATCCACGCGTGGTTCGCGCGGAAGAACGGCCGGGCCACCACGTCCAGCTTGCGCAGCAAGGGTTTCCGGGCCCGCACCTGCTGCGTGATGACCAGTCGGGTGCCCTCGCCGACCGGCTGCACGTCACCGGTGAGGAAGCCCTCGAGGTCGCCGGTCAGCCGCACGCGGACGTGGCCCGCGTGCGGGTCCTGCTGCTCCCGGTGCATGGCGATGACGATCCGGTACGGCAGCTGCGAGCGGCAGACCAGCTCCGCGGTGTCGCCGTCGACCTGCCGCACCGACCGGACGTCCGCCCACCAGCACGGGTAGGACTCCAGGTCGACCACGGCGTCGAAGACGCGGGACGCGGGCGCGGCCGGGAGCCACCACGTGCTCCGGAACCGGTACTCCGCGCGCACGGCCCCGGCCCCGCTCAGACCCGGGCCGAGACCAGGTCGCGGCCGTCGAGCGTGACGATGCCGACCGAGCCGACGTCCCCGGGCGCCACGACCGCCGAACCGTCGAAGCCCGTCGACGACGCTTTCCCGGACACCTGCCAGCTGCCGGCCACCCACTGCTCGCCCGTCTTCGACGTGATCACGAGCTGGCACTTCTCGCCCACGGGAATGCCTTTCACCGCCACGTGCACCTTCACCCAGCCCGCCGCCGGGATCACCGACGCCGTCAGGCTCGCGCCCGTGGCGGCGTTCGTCGCGGCCACCTCGCGGGTGCCGGGCACCGGGGCCTGCGCGACCGGCGTCGGCGCCGGTGCTGTCTGCCTGCCGATCACCACCCCGCCGCCGACGGCGACCACCGCGATCACCGCGGCCGCCGCGAGGGTGAGCCCCCGGCGTGTCCCTTTCCGCTGTGGGGCCGGCGCCTCGGTACGGATCTGGCGCAGCGTGCGCTGGAGCAACAGGTCGCCGTCGTCGGGAGGGCCGTCGAGGAACGCCTCCGACGGCACGGCGTCGAGGGCTTCGCGCAACGGGCCGAAGTCCCGCAGCTCGGCGCGGCACTGCTCGCACGTCGCCAGGTGCCGTTCGAACTCGTGGGTGTCGGCCGGGTCCAGCGCGCCGAGGACGTAGGCACCGAGCTGCGTGTGCTCCTGTTCCACCGCGTTCATCCCACTGCCTCCGTTCCGGCGCTCACCATCGCCGCGCGCAACGCCCGCAGCGCGTAGTACGTCCGGGATTTCACCGTCCCGGGAGCGATCCCCAGCAACTCGGCCGCCTCGGCGACCGACCTCCCGCGATAGTAGATCGCCACCAGCACGTCGCTGTGCTCCGGCGACAGGCCTTCGAGCGCGCCCAGCACCGCCATCGAGTCGACCACCCTCTGCGCATGATCCCGCTGCACCGGCGGCGCGGCCAGCCCCTCCGGCTGCTCGGCAACCTCCGGCGGCCGCGACGCGCGGGCCCGCGCCCGGTCCGTGACCAGATTGCGCGCCACCGTCAACAGCCAGCCGCGCACCGACCCGCGACCGTCCACGGTCAAGTCACCGGCGTGCTTCCACGCCCGGACCAGCGTCTCCTGCACCACATCCTCGGCGGCCGCGGGGTCGCCCGTCAGCCGGGTCGCGTAGGCCAGCAGGCTCCGTCCGTGCTCGGTGTAGAGCCGCTCGACCAGCTCCTCACCCGCGACCCGCCGGGCCCGCCCACGTCCGATCGCCACCCTCGACCTCCTGGCGGTGTTCGGGGCCGGCGCGGTTAGTGCTGTGCTTTGGGACGCTGTGTGTCGGGATGCGGTGTCTCGGGCTGCTGCACCCTGGACCGCTGCATCTTGGGCCACTGCGACTCGCGCCGCCGCACCCTGGGCCACTTCACCCTGGACCGCTGCACCCTGGACCGCTGCACCCTGGACCGCTGCACCCTGGACCACTGCACCCTGGACCACTGCACCTCGGGGCACTGCGACTTGCGCCGCTGCACTTTGGGCCGCTGCACCTCCGGCAGCAGTGCCCCGGGGCACTGCATCTCCGGCCGATGCACCTTGGGCCACCGCACTCCGGACCGCCGTATCCCGGACCGTCTCGGCCCGGACCGTCTCGCCCCGGACCGCCGTGCCTCGGGCAGTCGCGGCCCTGACCTTCGCGGCCCCGGCCGCGAAGGTCGGTCGTCCCAGTGCCACCGCCGTGTTCACCCGGGAGCCGCCCCCTTTCGGTGTTCCGTGCCGGGTACGGATTCCCAGCACCCTCCACACGGACGCCGGCGCCGAACGGTTCACCGGCGTGGTCCCGGTCACCGGAACGTGTCTTGTCGCTCACGGGGCGCGGTTCCTAAGCTGGCCCGGCACCGCCGCCGCCAGCACGTTCCGGAGGCCTGCCGTGCCCGTGAAGTCCCGCCGCCCGACACTCGCGCCGGCCGCCTCGATCCCGCCAGCCAACCCGCGCACGGGGGCAGCCTCACTCGTGCGGGCCGATCGGCTCGCGCCGCCCGCCTTGCTCGCGCCGCCAGCCTTGCTCGCGTCGGCCACCCTGCTTGCGTCGGCCGCATTGCTCCCGCCGACCACCCTGCTCCCGCGGGCCGCCTCGCTCCCGCCGACCAGCCTGCTCACACGGGCCTCTTTGCTTGCGAAGGCCGGCTTGCACACTCTGGCCGCACTGTTCGCGCGAACCTCCCGGCTCACACAAGCCAGTCGGCTGGTGCCGGCCGCCCTGCTCGCATCGGCCGCCCTGCTCGCCAGCTGCTCGTCCCCCACACCGCCGACCGCCCCGTCATCAGCGCCGCCAATCGGCCAATCCCCGGCCCTCACCGCGACGCTGACTTCCCCCACGGACATCGTCCTGCGCTGGCCCGCAGCCGACCCCGGCGCGGCCGGTCACCGGCTCGAGTACGCCAACACTCCGGACGGCCCATGGACAACACTGCAGTTCCTGCCCCAGGACCAGACCAGCTACACCCACCCGAACCTGATCCCGGAAACGCCGTTCTACTACCGCCTCCAGCCGTTCTCAGGCCCGGTGTCAGCGGTGGTGAAGGTCGAATCCACCGCACCCAGCCGGCCCTCCAGCGCGGGTGCGTCCACCTCGGTCCGGACTCCCGGCGACGCCGCCGCCCCCACGGACCTGCACGCGACCCCGGGCGAGGACACCAGCGTGGTGTTCACCTGGACCGACCACACCACCGACGAAGCCGGCTTCCTGCTGGAACTCCGCAAGCCCGGCGCGACCGGCTTCACCCCCGTCGAGGTGACCGACCCGAACACGACGACCTGCGCCCTGTCCCTGCTGCCCGGCGAACAAGGCGCCGACTTCCGCGTACGCGCGCTCGCCTACGGCCCGCTGTCACCCGTCGTGCACCGCACCACCGGCAAAGACTGACCGCCGCGAGCGCCCCGGCCCCGGCGGCGGCTCCCGCGGGAACAGCCGCCGAGTGCGTCAGGCCGGGTTCAGCACGGTACGGAGGTACTCGCCGGTGTAGCTCTCCGGGACCTCCGAGAGGTATTCGGGCGTGCCCTCCGCGACGACCATGCCACCGCCCGAGCCGCCCTCCGGGCCCATGTCGATGACCCAGTCGGAGGTCTTGATGACGTCGAGGTTGTGCTCGATCACGATCACCGTGTTCCCCTTGTCCACCAGCCCGTTGATCACGCCGATCAGCTTGCTGATGTCCTCGAAGTGCAGGCCCGTGGTCGGCTCGTCGAGGATGTAGACCGTCTTGCCGGTGGAGCGCTTCTGCAGCTCGCTCGCCAGCTTCACGCGCTGCGCCTCGCCGCCCGACAGGGTCGGGGCGGGCTGGCCCAGCCGCACGTAGCCGAGGCCGACGTCGACCAGGGTCTGCAGGTGCCGGTGGATCGCCTTGATCGGCTCGAAGAACCCGGCCGCCTCCTCGATCGGCATGTCCAGCACGTCGGAGACGGTCTTGCCCTTGTAGTGCACCTCGAGCGTCTCGCGGTTGTACCGCGCGCCCTTGCACACCTCGCACGGGACGTAGACGTCCGGCAGGAAGTTCATCTCGATCTTGATCGTGCCGTCGCCGGCGCACGCCTCGCAGCGGCCGCCCTTGACGTTGAACGAGAACCGGCCCTGCTGGTAGCCGCGCACCTTCGCCTCGGTGGTGGCCGCGAACAGCTTGCGCACGTGGTCCCACACGCCGGTGTAGGTGGCCGGGTTGGACCGCGGGGTCCGCCCGATCGGCGACTGGTCGACGCGCACCAGCTTGTCGAGGTTGTTCAGCCCGTTGACCCGCGTGTGCCGGCCCGGCACCTGGCGCGCGCCGTTGAGCTTGTTCGCCAGCACCTGCGCCAGGATGTCGTTGACCAGCGTGGACTTGCCCGAGCCGGACACGCCGGTGACCGACACCAGGCAGCCGAGCGGGAACGACACGTCCAGCCCGCGCAGGTTGTGCTCCCGCGCGCCGACGACCGTCAGCTGCCGCTTCTTGTCGATCGGCCGCCGCAGGGCGGGCACCTCGATCCGGCGCCGCCCGGACAGGTAGGCGCCGGTGATCGACTCCTTGTTCTTCAGCATCTTCTTGTACGGTCCACTGTGGACGATGTGGCCGCCGTGCTCGCCCGCGCCCGGGCCGATGTCGACCACCCAGTCGCTGGAGCGGATGGTGTCCTCGTCGTGCTCGACCACGATCAGTGTGTTGCCGAGGTTGCGCAGCCGGGTCAGCGTCTCGATCAGCCGGTGGTTGTCGCGCTGGTGCAGGCCGATCGACGGCTCGTCCAGCACGTACAGCACGCCCACCAGCCCGGAGCCGATCTGTGTGGCGAGCCGGATGCGCTGCGCCTCGCCGCCGGACAGCGTGCCCGACGCGCGGTCGAGCGAGAGGTAGGTGAGCCCGACGTCGAGCAGGAAGCGCAGCCGCGCCTGGATCTCCTTGAGCACGGCGCCGGCGATCATCGCCTCGCGCGGGCCGAGCACCAGCTCGTCGAGGAACCGCGAAGCCTCGTCGATGGACAGCGCGCAGACCTCGGCGATCGAGCGCTCACCCTGGGTGCCGTGCTCCAGCGTGACGGCCAGGATCTCCGGCTTGAGCCGGGTGCCCTGGCAGGTCGGGCACGGCACCTCGCGCATGTAGCCCTCGTACCGCTCGCGCATGAACTCGGACTCGGTCTGCTCCTGGCGCCGCTCGAGGAACGGGATGACGCCCTCGAAGGCCGCGTAGTACGAGCGCTGGCGGCCGTAACGGTTGCGGTAACGGACGTGCACCTGCTCGTCGACGCCGTGCAGCACCGCCTTCTGCACCCGCGCCGGCAGCTTGCGCCACGGCGTGTCCATGCGGAAGCCGACGGCCTCCGACAACGACTCGAGCAGGCGGATGAAGTAGTCGGCGCTCTGGCCGCCGGCCCACGGCGCGATCGCGCCCTCGCCCAGCGACAGCTCGTCGTCGGGCACCACCAGCTCCGGGTCGACCTCCTTGCGGATGCCGATGCCGGTGCACTCCGGGCACGCGCCGTAGGGCGAGTTGAAGGAGAACGAGCGCGGCTCGAGGTCCTCGATCGCCAGCGGGTGCCCGTTGGGGCAAGCCAGGTTCTCGGAGAACCCGCGCACGCGGTGCGCGTCGTTCTCCGGCAGGTCGACGAACTCCAGCTCGACCAGGCCGTCGGCCAGCCGCAGCGCGGTCTCCACCGAGTCGGTGAGCCGCTGCCGCGAGCTGGTCTTGACGCTCAGCCGGTCGATCACCACGCCGATCTGGTGCTTCTCCTGCTTCTTCAGCTTCGGCGGGTCGGTGAGCGGGTGCACCGTGCCGTCGACGACCACGCGCGCGTAGCCCTGCTGCTGCAGGTTCTGGAACAGGTCGAGGTACTCGCCCTTGCGCCCGCGCACCACCGGCGCGAGCACCTGGAAGCGGGTGCCCTCGTCCATCTCGAGCACCTGGTCCACGATCTGCTGCGGCGTCTGCTTGCTGATCAGCTCGCCGCACTTGGGGCAGTGCGCCTTGCCCGCGCGGGCGTAGAGCAGCCGCAGGTAGTCGTAGACCTCGGTGATCGTGCCCACCGTGGAGCGCGGGTTGCGCGAAGTGGACTTCTGGTCGATCGACACCGCGGGCGAGAGGCCCTCGATGAAGTCGACGTCGGGCTTGTCCATCTGCCCGAGGAACTGCCGGGCGTACGCCGACAGCGACTCGACGTAACGCCGCTGTCCCTCGGCGAAGATGGTGTCGAAGGCGAGGCTCGACTTGCCCGACCCGGACAGGCCCGTGAACACGATCAGGCTGTCGCGGGGCAGGTCGAGATCCACGCCGCGGAGGTTGTGCTCGCGGGCACCGCGAACAACGAGGCGATCAGCCACGCCCACGTCCCTTCAGTTTCATTCTCAGCTGCGGAGGCCGGCCCGGTGGAAGTCCTGCACGAGCGGCCGCGTCCATGCTAGGACGGACCACCGACAAAAACGGGCTCCGCCGTCTCGACCTGCGGTTTTCCGGCTTCCTGGCGGGTGGCCGGGCCCCAGTGGGCGGGTCGCTCCGCCGGCCGGGACGCCGATGTCCGGCAGGAGCACAGGCCAGGAGGTGACCCGTTCCTGGTGCACCAGCTAGAGACGATACGAGACCCCGCCGAGGCCGGTGACCGCCGGGGCGACCCGCGAAGCCCAGTACAAGTCCTCCACGAGGATACCGATCACAACGAGCCACCGCCGGTACGAGCATCAACACCCGGACGAGTCACACCACCACACGATCGGTGCGAAATGGTCGCGGCGGCGTTCGTCACGAGCCGACGTGTGCGGGTGGAAGCGGCGGCGCCACCCCGGCTACCGTGTGCTCTCGTGAACATCGTCGACTCTTACACCGGGCACGTCGAACCGGGCGGCGACGCCGCGCGACGCACGCTGGACGCGCTGACCATCACGAAGCTCTCGGTCGGGCCGATGGACAACAACGCGTACCTGCTCGTCTGCCGCGCCGAGAACGAAGCCCTGCTCATCGACGCGGCGAACGACCCGGAGCGCATCTCGGACCTGATCGGGCACGGTCCGGAGCGCCCGGCGCTGCGCACCGTCGTGACGACCCACCAGCACCAGGACCACTGGCAGGCCCTGGGCGCGGTGGCGGGCGCGAACGGCTCGAACACCGCGGCGCACCCCCTGGACGCCGAGCCGCTGCCGATCCCCCCGGACTTCCTGGTGGAACACGGCGACGCGCTGAAGGTGGGCCAGGTCACCCTGGAGGTGATCCACCTGCGCGGCCACACGCCGGGCTCGATCGCCCTCCTCTACCGCGACCCGGCCGGCCACCCCCACCTGTTCACGGGGGACTCGCTCTTCCCGGGTGGTCCTGGGCGGACAACAAAACCCGAAGACTTCAACAGCCTGCTCGGCGACCTGGAGTCGAGGGTCTTCGGCGAACTCCCGGACGACACCTGGGTCTACCCCGGTCACGGCGACGACACCACCCTCGGCGACGAACGCCCCAAACTCGGCGAGTGGCGCGAACGCGGCTGGTGACCTCAGTTGGGGCCGGCTCTGACCTGCGCTGAGCGACTCCCTTGCCTTGGATCAGTCAAGGTCGCCGCCAGCACGGTCGAGGATGCCCGGTGACGGCTACCGCCGGACACCCTCGACCGTCTCGCGAACGTCCACAACCGCGGTGCCGCACCTGACAACCGTGGAACTTCAGCCCCTCCGGCGCCAAGAAGCTCCTGCCACCGCGCCTTTATGCCACCAGCGCAGACTCTTCCACGTCTTGGCGCAAGTCGTCAGCTGTCGTCAGAACTCGAGGCGATCAGCCCTCGGCACCTACCGATCACGCGGCAGTACGCAGTCGTTTTGCTTCAGCCTTGGCCATGAACGGGATCTCGGCGAACGTGAGCTTGGTTCGAAGGTGACGGCTCTCGCGCTCAAGACGAAGCAGCCCGATCTGCGACATCGTGAAGAGCTGGTCCACGTCCCACGCACGGCCAGCGATCGCCAACACGATGCCCGACGGCTCGGTTCGGAGCCGCGTACCGTCGATTTCAGACACCTTGGCATTCAGCTGCTGCAGGGCCTCCGGCTCCTCCCTCAGCGACCAAGCAGCCGTACTCGCCTGTGTGTAGAGGTGGCTAGCCGCCGTCGCGCGCCCGAGCCACTTGATGTGCACAAGTTCGTCGCCCGGCCCGACTACATCACACAGCTCAAACCGCGGGTGGAACGGAGTCCGGGCCAGATTCCTGTCGAGGCACACGTAGCCCGGCTGCTTCGCGACCAGTTCGCAGTAGCGGTGCTCATCATCCCGCTTGCTCGTAGGCACCCACAGCGGGAATGTGAGGTCTGCACGGTGAGTGAGCAGGTCGGCGACCTGTGATCGAATCTGCTCGAGGTATCCGTCGCCGATGCGGTACCAATCACCCTGGTGGTAGCAGTACTTCGCACCGTCGACCGAGGCTTCGAACGCGAACCACTTCCGCAGAGGCGTCACCAGCCCCGTTTCTTCGACACCTTCGTCGTCCGCGCAGACGAATACGCGTCCGTTGCGCAGTACTTTGACTCGACGTGCCTGATCGATACTGGCGAAACGATTTGCCAGGACGGTCAAGTCGTCGTCGGGAGTGAACACCACCGGTCCGCCGCGCCCGAACTGCTCAACCCTGAACGACCCGGCCGCTTCGACGTCACGAGTGACGGCAGACGGCCACGCCAAGCCGAAGGGGCCGGCGAACTGGTCGCCTCCCAGAGCCCTGGCCAGCAATCCCTCGAGCTGATCGATGAGCCGGCGGTTGCTCTTGTCCACCCGACGCACCTGAGCAAGCACACGCAATGCCGAGTGCTCGTCCGGTTCGTCGACGATCGTTGTCAGCGCGTTCAAATCCCTGAGCAAGGACCCCGGGGAGCTCGGCAACGGCACCGACAGTGAATTCCCGGCCCGGATCTGGTGGAAACGATGAGTTTCAACCTCGTAGGTGAGGCCGTCGAGGGCGGCCGGCCCTGACACTCGGGTCACGACCTCGCCGTAGGGCTCGATGCCGAAGCCACCGAGGTCACTGCCGCCGGGGAGCGACGTCAACGTAGACCGCGCCGAAGCGTCAAGCGCCGCACTGAAGACGGAGCCGATCCGCTCGGCGTTGAGCCTCCGGATCCCGAACAGCAGACCGAAGGCCTGATCGATCAGTTCGTCTTCGATCAACTGGTACCCGGATCCCCACGTCAGCGCGTAAGTCCAGTCGCCTACGGGCAAGAGAAGTACCGCATACGGCTGACTACCGGGCATGTCGAGCCGGTAGCCAGTGAGAGATTCGACGTGGACGGACCAGGTCGGTCGTTCTGATCGGCGGGTACCGACGACCAAGTGCCCGACGACATCTCCGACCTCGACCGGGGCGTCGTACTCGACGCCATCGGTGGATGACAGCAGGCATTGGGCCAGTTTTCGGCCGCCTTCAAGGCGGTAGACCGTCGTCTGACGGCAAGTGGTGCGCAGTGGCATGATCTTCTTCCCGAAACAACAGGGCTCGGGCATCGTCGTGTAAATCAGTACTGGCGCATCACGCGCATCAGTCCTAAGCTCACGACGATCCCTAGCTTGAGCAACTTGGTGTGGTTCAGCTATTCAGTTGGGACGTCACGCGGCTCCTTGTTGGCGCAAGGAGCCGCGTACCCCGCTCATGACGCGTGGCGCATCTTCAGGATGAGCCCGCCGGAGCCGTTACCGTTGGGTAGCGAGTTCTTAGACGGTGAGCGGCGTCACCCTAACGACGAGCGGTTGCCACCTGCGGTTAAACCAGTCAGTGGCATACCGCCCGAGACCTGTCACTGCGCGTCGCGATCGATCTTCAAGTTTCACTGGAAGTAGTGAACCTTCTAAGAAGGCTCGGCCAGCTCGCGGACCGCACTAGACAGGCTCGAGGATTCCGACACAGCTTGGACCGTCCTTCCGCGATGATGTAGGGCAGCGGCCCGTCCCCCTACAACGGGCCGCCACGGACAACAATGCGCGACGACGCGGGAACGAAGCTGTCGCAAACCTGGAATGCCCTGGTCGAAGCTCGGCAAGTAGCCCAAAGACGAAGGAGGACACGCACAGCCATGCCCGTGGCGTTCCGCATCCTCGGTGACACTGAGGTGCTCATCGACGGCGAACAGAGGGCCATCGGCCACTCTCGCCAGCGCAACGTCCTGATCGCGCTACTGGCCGACGCGAACCACGCGGTCACCGTTGAGCAACTGGTCGAGCGAGTGTGGGGCGAAGGCGCTCCCCACCGGCCTGTCAGCACCCTCTACACCTATGTCTCCCGCCTACGGCGAGCGTTGGCAGGCATTGACGAGATCGCAATCGCAAAACAAGGCGGCGGGTATGTACTTCGAGTCGATCCGATGTGCGTGGACCTACATGTCTTTCAAAGCCTCGTAGCCAAGGCCGCCGTCAGCGACGACGTCAGCAGGTTGGCGTTGCTCGACCAGGCACTGGCACTCTGGCGGGGTCCGATGCCGGATGGTCCGGACACGACGTGGTTCGTCGAGCTGCGCGAACATGCGCACCGCCAACGCTGGACGGCGACGTTGGACCGCACTGACCTGGCCCTGCGTGGTCATGGCCAGACTGTCTCGCTTCCAGACCTCACCATGCTGGTCCAGAAGCATCCAGTGGACGAACGCCTCGCCGGGCAGTTCATGATCGCCCTCGACCAAAGCGGAAACCGAGGCCACGCTCTTCAGCATTACGTGCAGATCCGTCGCCATCTTGCCGACGAGCTCGGAGTGGATCCGAGTCCTGCCCTTCAAGCAATCCATCAGACGATCTTGACCCGCGAGGTCGAACACGCGGCCACTCGGCCGATCTCGACAGAGCCTGCCCCATCGGCCGTCACAGCGCGGATGCTTCCGGCCCAACCGCGGTCGTTCACCGGCCGCGAAGACCAGATCCGTCAATTGTTGCGCGACGTGACACCCGATCATCGCGGAACCGACGACGTCTCCCCGTCAGGGATCTGCGCTATCGACGGTATGGCCGGAATAGGCAAGACCGCGCTCGCTTTGCACGTAGCCCATCGTGTAGCCGACCAGTTTCCCGACGGGCAGTTCTTCCTCGACCTCCAGGCCCACACGCCTGGCCAAGTTCCCCTCGATCGCGATGATGCTCTGTCTCTCCTGCTAACTGCCGCAGGGGTCGATCCGAGCGCAATCCCGGTCGATCTCGCCGCACGTTCCGCGCTTTGGCGAGACATCACGGCCAAAAAGGCCGTACTGATCGTCTTGGACAACGCAGCCGATCACGACCACGTTCGCCCCTTGCTACCGGACTCTCCGCGGTCGTTGATTCTGATCACCAGTCGCCGCCGCCTCGAAGCGATCCAGGACACTGAGTCACTGTCTCTAGCCGTACTGCCACCCGTCGAAGCTCAGGACTTGTTCGTTCGTGTCTCCAGAACGTGCGAGGAACGCCCCGAATTGGTCGAAGCACTGACAGAGCTCTGCGGACGCCTCCCGCTGGCCATCACCCTGCTGGCCGGCCGGCTGCGGCACCACCAGTCGTGGACGTTGCAATACCTCTTCGACAAGGTCACCAACACTCGAGACCGACTCACTGAACTGCGAGCAGAGAACCTGGGCGTGGCAACCGCCTTCGACCTGTCCTATCAGAACCTGCCCGCCGACCTCCAGCGCCTGTTCCGCCTACTGGGAAACCACCCGGGGCCTGACATCGATGTCCATGCGGCCTCGGCTCTCAACGGTTGCGAGGCGGCGACGACAACCGAACAACTCGACGCGCTCTACACACACCACCTGATCGAAGAACCGACTCCAGGCCGATACCGATGCCACGACCTCGTCCGCCACTACGCCCGCACGCTGGCGATCAGCGACGACACGGCCGAAGACCGCGACCACACCCTCGCCCGACTGACCGCCTACTACCTGCATACTTGTGTTGCCGCGAACTTGTACCTGCCCCAATCGCTGACACCGCTGCCGGTCCCCGCCAATCCAGCCAATCTGACAACTCGGACCTTCACCAACGCTCCCGACGCCTACCGCTGGCTGGAAGGCGACTACCCCAACGCTGCAGCCTGCGTCACTCATCCCTCGGCCCGAAACAACATTCGTGACACCATCGCATTGTCAGGCGCAGTTTTTCCCTACCTCCGACTTCGTGGCTTCTGGCATCTCGCACTCACAGTGAACCAGTCAGCCCTCGCTACTGCGCGTGCCGTCCAGGATCGCCGCAGTGAAGCGCTGGTGCTGAGCCGCCTAGGGCATAACCAGGTCCTGACCGATGATTACCCCAGCGCAACGCAAAATTTTCTGCAAGCGCACGAGATCTTCATTCACATCAAGGATCTCGCTGGTCAGGCCGTTGCCCTGCACCACCTGGGAA
This genomic interval carries:
- a CDS encoding BTAD domain-containing putative transcriptional regulator, coding for MPVAFRILGDTEVLIDGEQRAIGHSRQRNVLIALLADANHAVTVEQLVERVWGEGAPHRPVSTLYTYVSRLRRALAGIDEIAIAKQGGGYVLRVDPMCVDLHVFQSLVAKAAVSDDVSRLALLDQALALWRGPMPDGPDTTWFVELREHAHRQRWTATLDRTDLALRGHGQTVSLPDLTMLVQKHPVDERLAGQFMIALDQSGNRGHALQHYVQIRRHLADELGVDPSPALQAIHQTILTREVEHAATRPISTEPAPSAVTARMLPAQPRSFTGREDQIRQLLRDVTPDHRGTDDVSPSGICAIDGMAGIGKTALALHVAHRVADQFPDGQFFLDLQAHTPGQVPLDRDDALSLLLTAAGVDPSAIPVDLAARSALWRDITAKKAVLIVLDNAADHDHVRPLLPDSPRSLILITSRRRLEAIQDTESLSLAVLPPVEAQDLFVRVSRTCEERPELVEALTELCGRLPLAITLLAGRLRHHQSWTLQYLFDKVTNTRDRLTELRAENLGVATAFDLSYQNLPADLQRLFRLLGNHPGPDIDVHAASALNGCEAATTTEQLDALYTHHLIEEPTPGRYRCHDLVRHYARTLAISDDTAEDRDHTLARLTAYYLHTCVAANLYLPQSLTPLPVPANPANLTTRTFTNAPDAYRWLEGDYPNAAACVTHPSARNNIRDTIALSGAVFPYLRLRGFWHLALTVNQSALATARAVQDRRSEALVLSRLGHNQVLTDDYPSATQNFLQAHEIFIHIKDLAGQAVALHHLGSMRYLTDDVLGSAELLTQAHTLYSQVGDLRGMTQTLVDLGQVQYLTGAYEAALENLHSAYEMSFRLSDRGCQSAALNNLGQVHYLIGQRTLAAEQLAQAYVISLDLGDRIGQAQILVDIGQIHYSEGRFDEALTTLDTARAIFVELNNRLGHAHSLYHIGKIQHQQGELTTARTNLNQSHAFYLHLRNNVGLAEVNNELGEISSSEQIFHESLDHHREALHLAQHCGLKAEEARALRGIGKSLTAYGNHKEAEEILTRAHVIHASLGTARGI